Proteins co-encoded in one Quercus robur chromosome 8, dhQueRobu3.1, whole genome shotgun sequence genomic window:
- the LOC126694533 gene encoding GDP-L-galactose phosphorylase 2, translating into MLRIKRVPTVVSNYQKDESEEVARRGGGCGRNCLNKCCIQGAKLPLYAFKKLNKAVCDKGFPEFENREPPVAFLDSLLLGEWEDRMQRGLFRYDVTACETKVIPGQHGFIAQLNEGRHLKKRPTEFRVDKVLQPFDGNKFNFTKVGQEEVLFQFEASEDGEVQFFPNALVDADNAPSVVAINVSPIEYGHVLLIPRIFECLPQRIDRDSFLLALHMAAEAGNPYFRLGYNSLGAFATINHLHFQAYYLSVPFPIEKAPTEKITSSDGGVKISKLLNYPVRGLVFEGGNTLQDLSNTVSDACMCLQDHNVPYNVLIADCGRRIFLFPQCYAEKQALGEVSAELLDTQVNPAVWEISGHMVLKRKKDFEEASEENAWRLLAEVSLSEERFQEVYAFISEAIATHGSLEDSDGKSESLEDVDAINNPPCAMVTGTQECLVLQ; encoded by the exons ATGTTGAGGATCAAGAGGGTTCCTACTGTTGTTTCGAATTACCAGAAGGATGAGTCAGAAGAGGTTGCTCGCCGCGGAGGGGGATGTGGCCGTAACTGTCTCAACAAGTGTTGCATTCAAG ggGCAAAGCTGCCTTTATATGCTTTCAAGAAGCTGAACAAGGCTGTCTGCGACAAGGGTTTTCCCGAATTTGAGAACAGAGAGCCTCCCGTGGCCTTTCTGGACTCACTGCTCCTTGGGGag TGGGAGGATCGCATGCAGAGAGGGCTCTTTCGCTATGATGTCACTGCCTGTGAAACTAAG GTGATTCCGGGTCAGCATGGTTTCATTGCCCAGCTGAATGAGGGTCGCCATCTTAAGAAGAGGCCCACCGAGTTCCGCGTTGATAAGGTTCTCCAGCCCTTTGATGGTAACAAATTCAACTTCACTAAAGTTGGGCAAGAAGAGGTGCTCTTCCAGTTTGAGGCAAGCGAAGATGGTGAAGTCCAGTTCTTCCCAAACGCTCTGGTTGATGCTGATAATGCTCCTAGTGTTGTTGCCATCAAT GTTAGTCCTATTGAATACGGGCATGTGCTTCTGATCCCTCGTATTTTTGAGTGCCTGCCGCAAAGGATTGACCGTGACAGCTTCTTGCTTGCTCTTCACATGGCAGCAGAAGCTGGAAATCCATACTTCAGGTTGGGTTATAACAGCTTGGGTGCATTTGCCACCATCAACCACCTTCACTTCCAG GCTTACTACTTGTCTGTGCCCTTCCCTATTGAGAAGGCTCCCACCGAGAAGATAACCTCATCGGATGGTGGGGTGAAAATCTCTAAGCTGCTGAATTATCCAGTCAGAGGTCTTGTCTTTGAGGGCGGAAATACTCTGCAAGATTTATCAAACACTGTTTCAGATGCCTGCATGTGCCTTCAAGATCACAACGTCCCTTACAATGTCCTCATTGCTGATTGTGGAAGGCGTATCTTCCTCTTCCCACAg TGTTATGCTGAGAAACAAGCTCTTGGGGAAGTTAGTGCTGAGCTTCTGGACACCCAAGTAAACCCGGCTGTATGGGAGATTAGTGGGCACATGGTGTTAAAGAGGAAGAAGGACTTTGAAGAGGCGTCTGAGGAAAATGCTTGGAGGCTCCTTGCTGAGGTCTCCCTCTCTGAAGAAAGGTTCCAGGAAGTGTATGCTTTCATCTCTGAAGCCATTGCTACTCATGGCTCACTCGAAGACTCTGATGGCAAATCTGAATCTCTTGAGGACGTGGATGCCATTAACAACCCCCCATGCGCTATGGTGACTGGGACACAAGAATGCCTAGTTCTGCAGTAA